A window of Pseudoalteromonas sp. MEBiC 03607 genomic DNA:
GAAAAGCTTGAAGCTAGCAAACCGGTTGGAATAGCCACCATGCCCATACTCACTAATGTAATGGCACCACCAAATAAGCGACCTAGGGGAGTCACAGGCACGACATCGCCATAACCAACGGTTGTTAGTGTCACCATTGCCCACCACATTGCAGCAGGGATGGAGCCAAACTTATCTGGCTGTACATCGTGTTCAATTAAATAAATACCGCATGAGGCAATTATTAGCACCACGGCCATAATAAAAAAAGCCGCAAGTAGTGAACTACTTTCTTCTTTGAATGAGTTTAAGAGTAGTTGCATCGCCCTTGAATAGCGTGTGAGCTTAAAGATACGCATTAACCTAAGCACCCGTAAGAAGCGTAAATCAACACTCACAAAGACCATCAGAATGGTGGGTAAAATTGCGATAAGGTCAATCAGCGCCAACGGCGAAAAGAAATATCGAATGCGAATCTTTGAGTTTGTCAGCGTGCTTTCTTTATGCACGCTTTTATCTACACAAGACCAAAGCCTGAGCACATATTCTAAGGTGAAGATACCGACAGAAACCAGCTCAATCATTAAAAATTCATGATGATATTGCTTTGCTAAAGGAGCAACCGACTCCAACACAATCGCAATCACATTGACCATAATCATCGACATCAAAAACACGTCAAGTGCGCGTCCTATACGCCGGTATTTGCCATTACCTTCAAAAACCCGTGCAGTGTAATTTCTTAAACGATGCAAAATAATGATCCAGTTTTAGTTTAGTTTTAGCACCATATTAATGCTGCCTTCTTCAAAGTCGCGGGTGATCTTAAACCCGAGCTTTCGTGCCAGTTCAATCATGCCGGTGTTTTCCGGCAAAGTGATGCCTGCAATTTGTTTAACGCCTTGGTTTTTACAATGCTCAATCGCCGCATTCATTAATATTGTACCAAGCCCTAAACCTTGGCAATCAGAGCGCACCACAATTGCAAACTCAGCATCGAGCTTGTCAGGATCCATCAATACACGAGATACACCTAACGTGCAGGCTGAACCATTTTGCTCTTGGCTAACAATAAACGCCATTTCTCGGTCGTAATCGATTTGCGTCATTTTTGCGAGTTGATCATGATTAAATTGCGGTAATTCACCGAAGAAACGCTTATATCTGTCTTCTTTACTTAATGATTGATCAAACTCTAAGTGTGCTTGCTCATCTTCCGGTTTAATAGGCCTTAGCTGTGCTTGGGTATTGTTTTTTAGCGTAACTTCTTTAACTAATTCAATCGGGTAGGGGCGAATGCACAAGCGTTTACGGTTCGCTTTTGCTTTATAACGGCTAAGGCCAATGGTCGCATCAAGTACCAAAAACTGCCCGTTGCTGGCTAAAATAGGATTTAGCTCAACACTGGTAATATCAGGTTGGTCGATAACAAGCTGTGAGATACGAGTAAGTAGGGCACATAAACGGTATTTATCGACTTTTTCTGGTAGCACGCGGTCTTTAAGAACCCCTTTATCGTGCGCCGCAGCAATCAGGTATTTTGCCAAGTTCATATTTAGTGGTGGTAATGCCACTGCGGCTTGAGCGAACTCAAGTCCGGTGCCAGCTTCACCCAGTAAGATCACCGGGCCAAAGTTCGGCTCTGTTTTAATAGCGATGCGCAGTTCATTAGCACCTGCTCGCGGCGCCATTTTTTGTAATGAAAAGCCTTCAATATGCGCATCAGGGTAGGTGTTTTTGATTCGTAGCAGCATGGCAAAGGCTGTTTGCTCAACTTCTTGCGCATCATTTAAATTAAGTACCACACCACCGACTTCTGATTTAGAAGGAATACTTGGGCTAATAAGTTTCAACGCTACCGGAAAACCTAGCTCTATGGCTTGTTCTTTGGCTTCTGTTGGCGTGTAAGCAACCTCAGTTTGAATACAATCAATACCATAATGAGTGAGAATTTGGCTTGCTTCATGGGTTGATAAATAGCTTTGCTCTTCGGCTAAAAACTCATTCACTACAGCCCGAGCTGCGTCTTTATTTATTTTTGCATCATCTGTGTTTGACTCTGGTGTTTGCGTTAAATGCTTTTGGTTACGGCGATAACTTACCAAGTGCATAAAGGCACCAACTGCACCTTCAGGTGTACGGTAGGTCGGAATGGCATTATTGGCACATACTTTTCGCGCAGCATACGCGGCATCTTCACCCATAAAATTAGTCATAACATAAGGGCGAGCCATCTTCGGGATTTTCTCTAAGGTTTCGACAATGATCTCTGCATAGTCTTCACTCGGTGCAAGCGCTGATGGGGTATGAATGATCAGCAGGTTTTTAACTTCTTTAGCTTGCAATAAGATTTCTAACGCTTGTTGATAGCGTCTTGGCGCTGAGTCGCCAAAAATATCCACCGGATTTGAGGTCATCTCCGATTGCGGGATAACCTTATTAAGTGCAGCTCTGGTCTCGTCGCTGAGCTCAGCCAGCTTACCTGAGCTTTGTAATAGCGTATCAACGGCCATGACACCTGGGCCGCCGCCATTGGTTAAAATAGTCAGTTGCTCGACTTTAAGTAATTTGGGGTGCATTGCTAGCGTTTGTGTAGCAGCAAAAAGCTCTCGTAGGTCGTTTACTCTTAGCATACCCGCTCGTTGGAATAGCGCATCATAGACCGCATCTGAGCTTTGTTTGCCACCGGTATGGATCTCTGCGGCAAGCGCTCCGGCACTGGTTTTACCGGTTTTAATAGCAATTACGGGTTTACTAAACGCAGCGGCTCGCGCTGCAGAAATAAAGCTGCGAATATCTTCAATATTATCGATATACAACAAGATGGCCTTGGTTTTAGCATCTCGGCCTAAAAAGTCGAGTAACTCATCAAAGTCGATATCTAGGCAATCACCCACAGACACAAAATATGAAAAGCCTATCTCTTTGTTTTTCGCCCAATCAAGAATGGTTGAGCAAACAGCAGCTGATTGCGATACAAAGGCGAGCTTTCCAGGGCTTGCAACTGTATGTGAAAAACTGGCATTTAAGCCAATATGAGGAATGAGTAAGCCCAAGCAATTTGGCCCAAGCAAAGATACATTAGCTGCAAGGGCAGCTTCTTTCAGTGCTTGTTTTTGTTCTACGTTTAATCCCGCAGCAATTACCACTGCATGTTTGCAGCCAAGCTCACCTAGCTCATTAATGATGTTAATTAAGGTATTCTTGTTAGTACAAATAACCGCAAGGTCGGGTACTTTTGGTAACGCTGCTATACTTGGATAAGCTAATACACCATGTACAGCACTGTGATTTAAACTAACAGGCATGATAGGGCCTTTAAAACCCCCTTGCAGCAGATTGCGCATCACCACAAAGCCAGCACGATTTGGAGAGTTAGAGGCGCCAATTACAGCGACCGATTTAGGGTTAAAAAATTGGCTAATACGTTTAACGCTCATGCTGTTTCCTTTGCTTGCGCTGTTTGTTAAAACTTCAGGGTCTGTTAAGTTTAATACACCCAAACTAGAACCGACACGCTTCTAAAGTATTAATAGTTATACTCATAAGATAACCTGTTTATAACTACTTTTCGAGTCAAAAACAGTGACCTACATCAAGGAGAAAAGCATGAATAAGACGCAACCATTTAATATCGTTATTGCAGCGTGCGCATTGGCGGTTGGTTTGCTTGGATTAGGTTTTATATTGAAAAGTGCAGCCCTTGATGTAAAAGGCATGGAGCGCACCGTCCACGTTAAAGGTTTAGCGGAAATGGAAGTGCCAGCCGACACCGTTATTTGGCCGTTACAGTTTTCTGATGCCGATAACAACCTCGAAAAACTAGTTGGTCGGGTTGAAGAGAAAAGCGATGCGGTTGTGGCTTTTTTAAAGCTACATGGTTTTAGCGATGAAGAAATAAGCCTCGGCAGCCAATCAATTATTGATAAACAAGCTCGTGAATATGGCGGCGAAAATCAGCAGTTTCGTTATATTGCCCGTAATAATGTTATTGTTTATTCAAATGATATTGAAAAAGTACAGCATGCGCTAGGCGAAGTAAGCCAATTAGCTAAGCAAGGCATTGCGATAGTACAAGACAATTACGAAACGCGTATTCAATATTTATTTAATGGCTTAAATGAAATCAAGCCTAATATGATTCAAGAGGCAACCGAAAAAGCCCGTGAAGTGGCAATGAAATTTGCTAAAGACTCTCAGTCTAAGTTGGGTAAAATTAAAACCGCCCACCAAGGCCAGTTTTCAATTTCTGATAGAGATTCAAACACGCCTCAGCTGAAAAAAGTGCGTGTTGTTACCAGTGTAGAATATTATTTATCTGACTAAACCCAATACCACAGATAAAGACAGCCGCATGCGTGTACATACAATAACCATGCGGCAAAGCGCACCAAGCATAAAACCACCACTAAACGCCACAGCCACCCCCAATAAGCCAAACTGATCTTTTAACAGCATCGCTATCAAAACCGTGATGCTGGTTGCACCCAGTAATACATACAAGTTGATCAGCGGGTTCCCTTTTAACTTGATCATACTACTGGCTAAAATTCTTGCTGGTAGTAACAACTGCCCGAGTAACAGCAGCATTAAAATCCAAAACCCTTCTTCTAATTGGCTTTCACCATATAAATTAAGTAGCGGTTTTGCGAGCAGGGCAAGTAGCAAGATAGCGGCAAAGTTAAAGCGCCACAGCACTTTCATTAACTCACTAAGTTGCTGAGCGGTTGTCTCATCGGCCATTAAAATGGGTTTTAAATATTGGTTGGCGGCATTGCCTAAAATAGTCAGTAAGCCGGCAATCACCACCGCAGGAAAGAAGATACTTACGCCTTGTGCACCAAACCAGTGATGCACCAGTAATACATCGAGTTTTGCGACTAATACAGTGCCTGCACCACTGGCGAGCATGATCAATGAGTCTTTACACCATTGCTTGGTTTGGTAGCGGGCAGTACTTGCGACGATCATTTTCTTGATTAACCAATATTGATAACTGACTACACACAACATGCTACAAAACAACAAGATGCAAATCTCGACTAAAGATAAGTCGCCACGTATCAAATAAACTAAGAAACAAAAACCCGCGGTTAATAATTCAAAGATACATTGCTGCGTTATCAGGCCTATTTTGGGTTTGTTTAAAGCCACTAAAAAAGCAGATTGGCTTTGCATAATGGCGCCAATCGGCACCAGTAACAGTAAATAAATTACATGTTCTTTGGCGCTTTGATGCGGCGAAATGGCCTGAAAGCTGCTCACCACAGCTGCAACAAAAATCACCCCGAATAAACAAGATGCAGCTAAATAAACATGCTTTAAGCCACGCAGTAAATCATGTTGTTGAGCTTTGTAGAGCGGATAGCTAATACGCATTAACGACGATGCAAAGCCCATGCTCGCTGGTAACAAAAGAATTTCACAAAGTGCGAGTAACGCGGCGAAAGTGCCAAACTCATCATTACTTAATAACCTTGCAAGGCACAAGGTAAGAACAATACGGCTACCATGGTTAAGGGCGGTAAAACTGCTGAGCGATAAAAACGCTTTAACAACATCCTTATTCATGAAGTTATTGATTAAGGGCGTTTAATAACTGCGCCGTTGGCACTTGCAAATAGGCCGCACACAGTAAAACTTTACTGTCGGCACTCGTTGGTTGATTGGCACCATAAAATTGTTTAAGGGTGTTTATTAAGGTACTGACTGCGCTAGGGCTGTGGCTTTGGTCGACTTCCATCATGGCTAATAATGCGGAGAACTCATGTTTTGCTAGCATTTGAGTCGTACTGTTTTGCGCTATAAAGCAACCAATAGGAGTGAGCTGCTGTTTATTCAATGTTTTTAAAGCAACGCCTAAGCTTTCGTTGCTTTCAAATAACATTAACGAGCGTAAATAGTTAAAGGGGAGTTTATCTGCCTGACACAGCGTAAATAAATGATGTAGTAGGGTGTTACCTTGGTTGTCTGTAACACAAAAGGCATTTTGAAACTTAAGGCCAGGTGTGAAAAAGCTCAGCTTATCAATATCATCAATCAAGGCAACAGCTTCGCTTGGCAGCGGGCTTGCTTCAAGTAAATGCGCAGCAACATTTTGTAAAAACAGGTATTTAACTTCACTACTGCAAGCTAATTGATAGATATGCTGTAACTGTGCCGCTTGTAAAACCCCCGACAAGCTTTGATAATCGGCAATAAGTTCTTTTAACTGATGATGTTGAAGTCGGCTGTTCAGTTGCTCTATCGCGCTTTGCATGGAATTACCCGTTTTTTATTATTTATACATTTATAGCTCAACTACTTGTTTAAATAAATAAAAAAGGCCGCTGAGCGGCCTTTTTCAAGTTTTTATTGCTTAAGCTGCTTGTTTCTTAGCAACCCATTGGTCAACAAACTTCTCTAGTACATTTAATGGTACTGCACCATTTTTAAGTACTACATCGTGGAATTCACGAATATCGAATTTATCGCCAAGTTTTTCTTTAGCCCCTTCACGAAGCTCTAAAATTTTCAGCATGCCCACTTTGTATGCCGTTGCTTGTGAAGGCATTACAATGTGACGCTCAACCATTTTAACGCCATCAGACGTCGCATTTGGTGTGTTATTTACGTAGTAGTCGATACCTTCTTGACGTGTCCACTTCATAGCGTGGATACCTGTATCTACTACTAGTCGACATGCACGCCATAGTTCCATAGCAAGACGACCAAAATCTGAATATGGGTCTTCATATAAGCCCATTTCTTTTGGTACTAGCTCAGAGTATAAACCCCAACCTTCAACATACGCTGTGTAGCCACCAAACTTACGGAACTTAGGCACATCCTCAAGCTCTTGCGCGATAGCAATTTGCATGTGGTGGCCTGGAATACCTTCGTGGTATGCAAGTGCTTCCATTTGGTATGTTGGCATTGCTTCCATGTCGTAAAGGTTTGCGTAATAAATACCTGGGCGTGAACCATCTGGCGCAGGTTGTTGGTAGAACGCTTTACCTGCTGCTTTTTCACGGAATGCTTCTACAGCTTTAACTTTAAGGTCAGCTTTTGGCTTAACAATGAATAGCTCGTCTAAACGAGATTTCATGTTATCGATAAGCGCCGTTGCTTCATCAAGGTAACGTTGTTTACCTTCTGCCGTGTTAGGGTAGTAGAACTGCTTATCAGTTTTCATGAATTGCATGAATGCTTTAAGGTCACCTTCAAAGCCTACTTTGTCTTTGATTGCACGCATTTCGTCGTGAATACGCGCGACTTCAGCTAAACCGATTGTGTGAATTTCTTTCGCAGTTAAATCAGTGGTTGTTGTACGTGCTAAGGCGTTATTGTAGAACGCTTCGCCGTCAGGGAATTTCCAAGCACCATCACGGTCATCAGCGCGTTTTTCTAGCTGAGCTAAGAAATTAATTAACTTAGTATAAGAAGGTTTTACTGCTGCTTTTAAGGCTTTTTCAGCATCGCTGATAAGTGCTGATTTTTCGCTATCGGCAATCTCTAATGCGTTAACTTTACGTTTAAAGTCAGCAAGTAATGTTGAGTCTTCACCGTCGTGGAATGGTGCGCCGCGTAAGATATTTTGGCTTGAATCAATCACGTGTGGGAAAACAAACTTAGGCGCGATAATGCCTTTATCTGCACGTACTTCAAGGTCTTTGATTAGTTGATCAATAACCGTTGTAACACCATTTAAACGTGAGATATACGCTTTTGCATCAGAGACATCGGCAATTTGATGTTGGTTGATTAAAAACGCAGGGATCATTGAGTGAACACCAAACATTTGGTTCACCGGGTAGTTGTAATGACGCCATTTGAAATCAGCAATTTCGTTTTCAAGATCTTGCTTTTTAAGGTCGTAACTTACTTTTGTTGCGTCATCTAATAGGTCGCGGTTAATTGCGTTAAGCGCAACTAGGTCAGCTTTAGTTTGTTCAAAGTCTTCTAAAACGCGCTCTTCACTGCCATCGTCCCATTTGTCGTAATCTTTTTTGATGCCCATGTATGTTTGATAAATAGGGCTTTTCATTACGTCACGGTTAAAAGTATCTTCGAAGAAGGCATTAGCTTTATCGATTTCACTTTGTACAGGTTGGCTTTGTACACTTGGTGCAGGCGTTGGTTGCTCTTGCATTTGTTGGCAGCCGCCAAGTAATGCAACACTTACCGCCGCAGCGATGAAGGTCAGTTTACGCATTATCGTTCCTTTGTAGTTGTTAGAAATTTAATTATAATTCTTAAACGAATAATTCTAGCAGGTCATTCAAAAAACGTTGGCCTTTAGGGCTTACCTGCCAGTTATCTTTATCATCAATTAGTAGGCCTTTTGCAATCGCTTCAGTCAAGGCTTGTTCCTGACTTTGCAATGACAAACTTGTAAGCAAAGGTAAATCAGCTTTCGGACACGGTTCAACTAAGCGAAAACGATTCATAAAGAATTCAAAGGCTAAGTCGTCTTTGGTTACTTGCCATTGCTCATATAAATACGGTTTAGCTAGATCCATATAACCGCGCGGGTGTTTAACTTTTACCGTACGGGTGATGACTTTATTTTCATCAGTAATTTTACCATGAGCGCCACAGCCGATACCGAGATAATCGCCAAATCGCCAATAATTCAGGTTATGACGGCATTGGTAACCGGGCTTTGCGTAACCTGAGATCTCATATTGCTCATAACCTGCTGCTGCTAGTAAGGCTTGTCCTTGCTCTTGAATATCCCAAAGGATGTCATCATGAGGCAAGGTCGGTGGCTTAGACGCAAACTGAGTGTTTGGCTCAATTGTTAGCTGATACCAAGAAATATGGGGAGGATTAAGGGCGATGATTTTTTCAAGGTCGCCCAAGGCATCTTCAAGAGATTGTCCGGGTAAGCCATGCATTAAATCGAGGTTAAAGCTGTTTAGCCCAGCTTGGTGCGCCTGTTTAGCCGCATAGCTTGCTTCATCTGCACCATGGATGCGGCCAAGGGCTTTTAGCTTGTCGTTTTGCATGCTTTGCACACCAATCGAAATACGATTAATACCAGCGGCAACATACTCTTTAAAGCGACCGGTTTCAACAGTACCTGGGTTAGCCTCTAGGGTAATTTCACAGTCATCGCTTAGGCCAATTAACCTGTCAACTTCACCAAGCAGGCGAGTATAAGCGTCACCGGTTAATAAGCTTGGAGTCCCGCCACCAATAAAAATACTGTGGATTTTACGCCCTTGTACTAGGTGCAAATCGGCCTTAAGATCATCAATAAGATGCTGAACGTATTCTTTCTCGGGGATTGTGCCTTTTTGGCCATGGCTATTAAAGTCACAGTATGGGCACTTTTGCACGCACCAAGGTACGTGCACATATAAACTTAAAGGCGGTAAACTCACAGGCCGCCTTTTTGCTGCAATTGCGCAAGTAGTTGTTTTAAAGCTTGGCCGCGATGACTAAGAGCATTTTTTTGCTCTTTAGTAAGCTGAGCGCTAGTGCATTGTTCAGACGGTACATAAAACACCGGATCATAACCAAACCCACCTTGACCATCTTGGCTATGGGTGATTTCGCCTTCCCAACTGGCACTACAAATAAGTGGTGTCGGGTCGTCGGCGTGGCGCATTAATACTAAAACACACCAAAAACGCGCACTACGAACAGGGTTATCAGCAAGCTCTTTTAATAGCTTGTCGATATTATCTTGATCACTCGCACCCGCTCCGGCAAAGCGTGCAGAGTACACACCCGGCGCACCATTTAGGCCGTCTACTTCTAGACCTGAGTCATCGGCAATCGCAGGCATGCCCGTGATCTTTGCCGCATGACGCGCTTTAATAATGGCGTTTTCAACAAATGTGGTGCCTGTCTCTGGTACGTCAGGTACTTGAAAATCACTTTGTGGAACCACGTTAATATTAAGTGGGCTGAGCATACTTGCCAGCTCTTTTACTTTGCCAGGATTACCCGTGGCTAAAACCAAGGTGTTGTTCATAGGGTCTATTAATCTACGTAAAATTTTTGCTGAAACTTCAGCGTTTGTACTTTGCCATTTTGATTAATTTCGATATCAAAACGGTAAATTTCTTCGTTGCTGTAATCGATTTGCGCGAGGTAATAAATTGCATCGCCTTCAACAACCTCTTTAAATTCAAGCTGCTTTTTATTGCCAAGCAGGTTGCGCGCTGTGCCTGTTAAAGTTGCAGTCTGCGCTGTTTTATCGCTGTTTTTTAATACCGAAATATTGATTATCCCTTTGTTAGGGCTGCGGTCTAAATCGTAGTTTTTGGCGATGCTAGGCTGAATAAAGGTCGATGGAAATGCAATGTAGTGAACTTCCCAAGGGCCAAGTACCTTATACTGAGCGCCTGCTTGTTCATCTGCCTGGGCAAGAGTTGTAAATAAACTCAATAAAATCAAAGAAAAATAAATAACTTGCTTCATGCTATATCTCACTTAACAAAAGAGGCCTTTTCGGCCTCTTGATGTAGTTGTTATTACTTAGCCTATAAAATCCATCAATAAGATTTGTAAAAACTGTAGACCAATGATCAGTACTAAAATCGATAAATCAAGACCGCCAAGTGGTGGAATGATTTTACGAATAGGGCGAAGCATAGGTTCAGTCAGCTGATGAAAAACGGCCTCAATAGGGTTGTAACCTTGGCTTACCCAGCTCAATAATGCACGAATTATTAAGACCCAAAATAACAGATTTAAGCCTTCTTTTATTACAGTCATTAAAGCAGAAACAAATACTGGTGCTGGAGACCAGGTACCGTAAAACATCAGTAAAATCACACTAATTTTGGCTACGGCTACAAGATATGCAAGGACTAACGATGCCATATCAAAGCCACCCAATCCCGGAATAATTTTACGAAGAGGATTTACTGCAAATGATGTTGCCTTTACTACAAATTGGCTAATTGGATTATAAAAGTCCGCTTTTGCCGTTTGTAACCAAAAGCGTAAAAGGACCACCATTAAAAAGAGATCGAAAACAATCCCAACTA
This region includes:
- a CDS encoding ion transporter, with protein sequence MILHRLRNYTARVFEGNGKYRRIGRALDVFLMSMIMVNVIAIVLESVAPLAKQYHHEFLMIELVSVGIFTLEYVLRLWSCVDKSVHKESTLTNSKIRIRYFFSPLALIDLIAILPTILMVFVSVDLRFLRVLRLMRIFKLTRYSRAMQLLLNSFKEESSSLLAAFFIMAVVLIIASCGIYLIEHDVQPDKFGSIPAAMWWAMVTLTTVGYGDVVPVTPLGRLFGGAITLVSMGMVAIPTGLLASSFSEQLRKRRQVFTDAVHEAVEDGHLSPVEEEHLENLRYKLGLSQQEANKAIHNELKNRNRNLYCRHCGKRQD
- a CDS encoding bifunctional acetate--CoA ligase family protein/GNAT family N-acetyltransferase, with translation MSVKRISQFFNPKSVAVIGASNSPNRAGFVVMRNLLQGGFKGPIMPVSLNHSAVHGVLAYPSIAALPKVPDLAVICTNKNTLINIINELGELGCKHAVVIAAGLNVEQKQALKEAALAANVSLLGPNCLGLLIPHIGLNASFSHTVASPGKLAFVSQSAAVCSTILDWAKNKEIGFSYFVSVGDCLDIDFDELLDFLGRDAKTKAILLYIDNIEDIRSFISAARAAAFSKPVIAIKTGKTSAGALAAEIHTGGKQSSDAVYDALFQRAGMLRVNDLRELFAATQTLAMHPKLLKVEQLTILTNGGGPGVMAVDTLLQSSGKLAELSDETRAALNKVIPQSEMTSNPVDIFGDSAPRRYQQALEILLQAKEVKNLLIIHTPSALAPSEDYAEIIVETLEKIPKMARPYVMTNFMGEDAAYAARKVCANNAIPTYRTPEGAVGAFMHLVSYRRNQKHLTQTPESNTDDAKINKDAARAVVNEFLAEEQSYLSTHEASQILTHYGIDCIQTEVAYTPTEAKEQAIELGFPVALKLISPSIPSKSEVGGVVLNLNDAQEVEQTAFAMLLRIKNTYPDAHIEGFSLQKMAPRAGANELRIAIKTEPNFGPVILLGEAGTGLEFAQAAVALPPLNMNLAKYLIAAAHDKGVLKDRVLPEKVDKYRLCALLTRISQLVIDQPDITSVELNPILASNGQFLVLDATIGLSRYKAKANRKRLCIRPYPIELVKEVTLKNNTQAQLRPIKPEDEQAHLEFDQSLSKEDRYKRFFGELPQFNHDQLAKMTQIDYDREMAFIVSQEQNGSACTLGVSRVLMDPDKLDAEFAIVVRSDCQGLGLGTILMNAAIEHCKNQGVKQIAGITLPENTGMIELARKLGFKITRDFEEGSINMVLKLN
- a CDS encoding SIMPL domain-containing protein (The SIMPL domain is named for its presence in mouse protein SIMPL (signalling molecule that associates with mouse pelle-like kinase). Bacterial member BP26, from Brucella, was shown to assemble into a channel-like structure, while YggE from E. coli has been associated with resistance to oxidative stress.), which produces MNKTQPFNIVIAACALAVGLLGLGFILKSAALDVKGMERTVHVKGLAEMEVPADTVIWPLQFSDADNNLEKLVGRVEEKSDAVVAFLKLHGFSDEEISLGSQSIIDKQAREYGGENQQFRYIARNNVIVYSNDIEKVQHALGEVSQLAKQGIAIVQDNYETRIQYLFNGLNEIKPNMIQEATEKAREVAMKFAKDSQSKLGKIKTAHQGQFSISDRDSNTPQLKKVRVVTSVEYYLSD
- a CDS encoding oligosaccharide flippase family protein, whose amino-acid sequence is MNKDVVKAFLSLSSFTALNHGSRIVLTLCLARLLSNDEFGTFAALLALCEILLLPASMGFASSLMRISYPLYKAQQHDLLRGLKHVYLAASCLFGVIFVAAVVSSFQAISPHQSAKEHVIYLLLLVPIGAIMQSQSAFLVALNKPKIGLITQQCIFELLTAGFCFLVYLIRGDLSLVEICILLFCSMLCVVSYQYWLIKKMIVASTARYQTKQWCKDSLIMLASGAGTVLVAKLDVLLVHHWFGAQGVSIFFPAVVIAGLLTILGNAANQYLKPILMADETTAQQLSELMKVLWRFNFAAILLLALLAKPLLNLYGESQLEEGFWILMLLLLGQLLLPARILASSMIKLKGNPLINLYVLLGATSITVLIAMLLKDQFGLLGVAVAFSGGFMLGALCRMVIVCTRMRLSLSVVLGLVR
- a CDS encoding DUF885 family protein, whose translation is MRKLTFIAAAVSVALLGGCQQMQEQPTPAPSVQSQPVQSEIDKANAFFEDTFNRDVMKSPIYQTYMGIKKDYDKWDDGSEERVLEDFEQTKADLVALNAINRDLLDDATKVSYDLKKQDLENEIADFKWRHYNYPVNQMFGVHSMIPAFLINQHQIADVSDAKAYISRLNGVTTVIDQLIKDLEVRADKGIIAPKFVFPHVIDSSQNILRGAPFHDGEDSTLLADFKRKVNALEIADSEKSALISDAEKALKAAVKPSYTKLINFLAQLEKRADDRDGAWKFPDGEAFYNNALARTTTTDLTAKEIHTIGLAEVARIHDEMRAIKDKVGFEGDLKAFMQFMKTDKQFYYPNTAEGKQRYLDEATALIDNMKSRLDELFIVKPKADLKVKAVEAFREKAAGKAFYQQPAPDGSRPGIYYANLYDMEAMPTYQMEALAYHEGIPGHHMQIAIAQELEDVPKFRKFGGYTAYVEGWGLYSELVPKEMGLYEDPYSDFGRLAMELWRACRLVVDTGIHAMKWTRQEGIDYYVNNTPNATSDGVKMVERHIVMPSQATAYKVGMLKILELREGAKEKLGDKFDIREFHDVVLKNGAVPLNVLEKFVDQWVAKKQAA
- the hemW gene encoding radical SAM family heme chaperone HemW encodes the protein MSLPPLSLYVHVPWCVQKCPYCDFNSHGQKGTIPEKEYVQHLIDDLKADLHLVQGRKIHSIFIGGGTPSLLTGDAYTRLLGEVDRLIGLSDDCEITLEANPGTVETGRFKEYVAAGINRISIGVQSMQNDKLKALGRIHGADEASYAAKQAHQAGLNSFNLDLMHGLPGQSLEDALGDLEKIIALNPPHISWYQLTIEPNTQFASKPPTLPHDDILWDIQEQGQALLAAAGYEQYEISGYAKPGYQCRHNLNYWRFGDYLGIGCGAHGKITDENKVITRTVKVKHPRGYMDLAKPYLYEQWQVTKDDLAFEFFMNRFRLVEPCPKADLPLLTSLSLQSQEQALTEAIAKGLLIDDKDNWQVSPKGQRFLNDLLELFV
- a CDS encoding XTP/dITP diphosphatase yields the protein MNNTLVLATGNPGKVKELASMLSPLNINVVPQSDFQVPDVPETGTTFVENAIIKARHAAKITGMPAIADDSGLEVDGLNGAPGVYSARFAGAGASDQDNIDKLLKELADNPVRSARFWCVLVLMRHADDPTPLICSASWEGEITHSQDGQGGFGYDPVFYVPSEQCTSAQLTKEQKNALSHRGQALKQLLAQLQQKGGL
- a CDS encoding DUF4426 domain-containing protein, giving the protein MKQVIYFSLILLSLFTTLAQADEQAGAQYKVLGPWEVHYIAFPSTFIQPSIAKNYDLDRSPNKGIINISVLKNSDKTAQTATLTGTARNLLGNKKQLEFKEVVEGDAIYYLAQIDYSNEEIYRFDIEINQNGKVQTLKFQQKFYVD
- a CDS encoding YggT family protein — translated: MQAMQFLVGIVFDLFLMVVLLRFWLQTAKADFYNPISQFVVKATSFAVNPLRKIIPGLGGFDMASLVLAYLVAVAKISVILLMFYGTWSPAPVFVSALMTVIKEGLNLLFWVLIIRALLSWVSQGYNPIEAVFHQLTEPMLRPIRKIIPPLGGLDLSILVLIIGLQFLQILLMDFIG